CAACTTCCAACCAAAGCCCATAAGAATGGGGCGGCGCTGGGGCAACGGATACTTGGTTGCGATCGTTGGTTGAGTAACGGTTGAGCTTATGGGACTAGTGCCGGCCGTCGGTGACCAGTTAACCCCAGGGATAAACGCCACGCGGGGATTTGGTTTACAACCGTTGAGTTCGAACAGCACATCCGCCCGGACTTTGTACTTGGTGGCTAAATCCTTGAGCCCTGTCCCCACTGGAACGTTAATTCGAATGCCATTGAAGGGGGGAATTACCAGGTTGCTTCCCGGTGTGACTTTGCCACTGCGGGTATTTGGATTGAAGCCCATAATGGTGGCGGGAATCAGACGGTAGCGTCGGGCAATCGTACTGAGGGTGTCACGGGGTGCCACCCGATGTCGAATCAATCGATCGAGGGCTGGTTTTGGGCAGAGTGATGTGGCAATGGCGCTAGTTTGGTGACCGATCAGTGTTGTAATCGTAGCGAGGATGACCCAGCTCAGCCTGTGACTACGCCGACCAAAATGATGCATGGCTGGTTGAAATGGGTTTTTCGTCATTGTCA
The sequence above is drawn from the Romeriopsis navalis LEGE 11480 genome and encodes:
- a CDS encoding LysM peptidoglycan-binding domain-containing M23 family metallopeptidase; translated protein: MTMTKNPFQPAMHHFGRRSHRLSWVILATITTLIGHQTSAIATSLCPKPALDRLIRHRVAPRDTLSTIARRYRLIPATIMGFNPNTRSGKVTPGSNLVIPPFNGIRINVPVGTGLKDLATKYKVRADVLFELNGCKPNPRVAFIPGVNWSPTAGTSPISSTVTQPTIATKYPLPQRRPILMGFGWKLRRNNSASAVALHSGIDISATTGSQVFAAASGTVAFVGTKGSYGNLIVINHAQGYQTRYAQLATMGVKRGQRVRRGQKIGTVGQSGRPSSASAHLHFELRSNSKLGWVAEDPAPFLK